One Deinococcus humi genomic window carries:
- a CDS encoding MerR family transcriptional regulator yields the protein MRGRLIISRFAVLTGLSPKTLRYYDEIGLLCPAAVDDVNSYRYYSVAQIELAVRIRRWRELGLPLHEIRDMIDHPAHAQEVLVRHEKRLSAEIEDRQHSLLTLRTYLLEEPMNYRTEQLQARQTLSIRTRLQPPHYEVIPEALRELMMYAKAQGYQIERPSFFMHDNDDTGEGSLVEVCLPVEGAVKGDGRIEVRTFKGGNAFIGRFVGPYDKTGAAYSAVVEEALRRELRITGVTAEFYVKSVPDTPNPEAYETDIVFFLEELRGER from the coding sequence ATGCGAGGTCGCCTGATCATTTCCCGATTTGCCGTCCTGACCGGTCTGTCCCCAAAGACACTGAGGTACTACGACGAGATCGGCCTGCTGTGTCCCGCAGCCGTCGACGACGTCAACAGCTACCGCTATTACAGCGTCGCGCAGATTGAGCTGGCCGTCCGCATCCGCCGTTGGCGCGAGCTGGGACTGCCGCTGCACGAGATCCGGGACATGATCGACCACCCCGCCCATGCGCAGGAGGTGCTTGTCCGGCACGAGAAACGGCTGAGCGCTGAGATTGAAGATCGTCAGCACTCTCTGCTGACCCTGCGCACCTACCTCCTGGAGGAGCCTATGAACTACCGCACCGAACAGCTTCAGGCCCGACAGACCCTGAGCATCCGCACGCGTCTTCAGCCTCCACATTACGAGGTGATCCCCGAAGCCTTGCGCGAGTTGATGATGTACGCAAAGGCCCAGGGATATCAGATTGAGAGACCGAGCTTCTTCATGCACGACAACGACGACACCGGCGAGGGGAGTTTGGTAGAGGTCTGTCTGCCTGTTGAGGGGGCCGTCAAAGGCGACGGACGCATTGAAGTGAGGACGTTCAAGGGGGGCAACGCCTTCATCGGGCGGTTCGTTGGTCCCTACGATAAAACAGGGGCGGCATACTCGGCGGTGGTCGAGGAAGCCCTGCGACGTGAACTCAGAATCACGGGGGTGACGGCCGAATTCTACGTCAAGAGCGTCCCTGACACCCCAAACCCTGAGGCGTACGAGACAGACATTGTCTTCTTTCTGGAAGAACTGAGGGGAGAGCGGTAA
- the queF gene encoding preQ(1) synthase, with amino-acid sequence MTKTEERAAVSAPQQPGFDRRYDVQGLDAIDTDVLGTFEHVRLDDPVHYPGEPMQIEITTDEFSPVCPWSGLPDFGTLEIRYQPRDVCVELKSLKYYLTSYRFVGIYHEHATRRVLADLVKLLDPLSMEIRCDYGMRGGIKTVCTVQYKAPDQGKS; translated from the coding sequence ATGACGAAGACAGAAGAACGGGCCGCCGTGAGCGCGCCCCAGCAACCAGGTTTTGACCGCCGCTATGACGTGCAGGGCCTGGACGCCATCGACACGGACGTGCTAGGCACGTTCGAGCATGTGCGCCTCGACGATCCGGTCCATTATCCCGGCGAACCCATGCAGATCGAGATCACTACCGACGAGTTCAGTCCGGTGTGTCCGTGGAGCGGCCTGCCGGATTTCGGTACGCTGGAGATTCGCTATCAGCCACGTGATGTTTGCGTGGAACTTAAAAGCCTCAAGTACTACCTGACCAGTTACCGTTTCGTAGGGATCTACCACGAGCACGCCACCCGCCGTGTTCTGGCCGATCTGGTGAAACTCCTTGACCCCCTCAGTATGGAGATCCGCTGCGATTACGGGATGCGCGGCGGCATCAAGACGGTGTGTACCGTGCAGTACAAGGCACCAGATCAGGGCAAGTCCTGA
- a CDS encoding queuosine precursor transporter, translated as MTSRNTLLVILVAVYIGAELVSNVTAGRLVQIGALIFPGAIFLYSLTFTLRDAIHAAGGWTVAKAALWGGLFANALLAGYGVLVNALPKPDFFQDSAYQVVFGSTLRVVAASLVAYLISTALDALIFERLKARGVATQVIASNAVSTTLDTVVFITIAFAGTGAPLLNLMLGQIAIKMLISLLLIPLVRWVRTQVAPDPVPA; from the coding sequence ATGACCTCACGCAATACCCTCCTGGTGATTCTCGTCGCCGTCTACATCGGTGCCGAACTTGTCAGTAACGTCACCGCAGGCCGTCTGGTCCAGATCGGCGCGTTGATCTTCCCCGGCGCGATTTTCCTGTATTCCCTGACCTTCACGCTCCGTGACGCCATTCACGCGGCGGGCGGCTGGACGGTCGCCAAGGCGGCCCTGTGGGGCGGCCTGTTCGCGAATGCCCTGCTGGCCGGGTACGGCGTGCTGGTCAACGCCCTGCCCAAACCGGACTTCTTTCAGGACAGTGCGTATCAGGTGGTGTTCGGCTCCACGCTCAGGGTTGTGGCGGCCAGTCTTGTGGCCTATCTGATCAGCACTGCCCTCGACGCTCTTATTTTCGAACGCCTGAAAGCGCGTGGCGTCGCCACACAGGTGATCGCCTCGAACGCCGTGAGCACCACCCTGGATACGGTCGTGTTCATCACGATTGCCTTTGCGGGAACAGGCGCGCCCCTGCTGAACCTGATGCTGGGGCAGATCGCAATCAAGATGCTGATCAGCCTGTTGTTGATTCCGCTGGTGCGCTGGGTCCGCACACAAGTCGCGCCAGACCCTGTTCCCGCCTGA
- a CDS encoding MBL fold metallo-hydrolase — protein MNESPFNPLADDVFALAVWDEGWGSYNNCYLLVRGDRVLLIDTGKAEHFPHLQAALATLGKTAADVTALIATHGHPDHIGSAHRFTNARKYIHPNDVPMLTAEARELFTDSLPDHGDVQGLTCWLWGDHTPGSCVLYDGVSHVTFAGDPICFFGQALPQGELVERAPALRETLTALIAQGELWRDPRVQPERFQRGVAYLSGLDTSHFATGHGVVLHGDLKGFFSNLIEASNTHTQGES, from the coding sequence ATGAATGAATCTCCTTTCAATCCGCTTGCCGATGACGTGTTCGCGCTGGCCGTCTGGGATGAGGGCTGGGGTTCGTACAACAACTGCTACCTGCTGGTCCGTGGTGACCGGGTGCTCCTGATCGACACCGGCAAAGCGGAACACTTTCCGCACCTGCAGGCCGCGCTGGCCACCCTCGGGAAAACCGCTGCCGACGTGACGGCCCTGATCGCAACCCACGGCCACCCGGACCACATCGGCAGTGCCCACAGGTTCACCAACGCCCGCAAGTACATTCACCCAAACGACGTGCCGATGCTGACCGCTGAAGCCCGCGAGTTGTTCACGGACAGCTTGCCCGATCACGGTGACGTCCAGGGACTGACCTGCTGGCTGTGGGGGGATCACACACCCGGATCGTGCGTTCTATACGACGGCGTCTCCCACGTCACCTTTGCGGGCGATCCCATCTGTTTCTTCGGCCAGGCTCTACCGCAAGGCGAGCTCGTGGAGAGGGCGCCAGCTCTCCGGGAAACCCTGACGGCGCTGATCGCTCAGGGGGAGCTGTGGCGCGACCCCCGCGTTCAGCCCGAGCGCTTTCAGCGCGGCGTGGCGTATCTCAGTGGCCTCGACACGTCACACTTCGCGACGGGGCATGGGGTTGTCCTCCACGGCGACTTGAAAGGGTTCTTCTCCAATCTGATCGAGGCCAGCAACACCCACACCCAGGGGGAGTCCTGA